Proteins encoded by one window of Antechinus flavipes isolate AdamAnt ecotype Samford, QLD, Australia chromosome 4, AdamAnt_v2, whole genome shotgun sequence:
- the GGPS1 gene encoding geranylgeranyl pyrophosphate synthase isoform X2 yields MLHNASLLIDDIEDNSKLRRGFPVAHSIYGIPSVINSANYVYFLGLEKVLTLNHPDAVKLFTRQLLELHQGQGLDIYWRDNYTCPTEEEYKAMVLQKTGGLFGLAVGLMQLFSSYKEDLKPLLNTLGLFFQIRDDYANLHSKEYSENKSFCEDLTEGKFSFPTIHAIWSRPESTQVQNILRQRTENIDIKKYCVHYLENVGSFEYTRNTLRELESEAYKQIEALGGNPELVALIKHLSKMFKEEN; encoded by the coding sequence ATGTTACATAATGCCAGTTTACTTATTGATGATATTGAAGACAACTCAAAATTGAGACGTGGCTTTCCTGTTGCTCATAGCATATATGGAATTCCATCTGTAATCAATTCTGCCAATTATGTGTATTTCCTTGGTCTAGAGAAAGTCTTAACTCTCAATCACCCAGATGCAGTAAAGCTTTTTACCCGCCAACTCCTAGAACTTCATCAGGGACAAGGCTTAGATATTTACTGGCGGGATAATTACACATGTCCTACTGAAGAAGAATATAAAGCTATGGTGTTGCAGAAGACAGGTGGACTATTTGGATTAGCAGTAGGTCTTATGCAATTGTTTTCCAGCTATAAAGAAGATTTAAAGCCACTCCTTAATACACTTGGTCTCTTTTTCCAAATTAGGGATGATTATGCTAATCTACACTCCAAAGAATATAgtgagaacaaaagtttttgtGAAGATCTAACAGAGGGCAAGTTTTCATTTCCTACTATTCATGCTATTTGGAGTAGACCTGAAAGTACTCAGGTTCAAAATATCTTGCGGCAGAGGACGGAAAACatagatattaaaaaatactGTGTACATTATCTTGAGAATGTAGGTTCATTTGAATATACTCGTAATACACTTAGGGAGCTTGAATCTGAAGCCTATAAACAAATTGAAGCTCTTGGTGGAAATCCTGAATTAGTAGCtctaataaaacatttaagtaagatgttcaaagaagaaaattga